The window CAGGAGTCCTTTCAGGTCATGCTGGAAGATGGCGGCATAGGCGCCCATGAGCAGCGTGGTCAGACCTACGCCGCTCACGGTGAAAAACCAGAGATCCGTGCCTGACAGGACCGGGTAGAGTCTGGCCAGCAGGAAGACCCCGGCTTTGACCATGGTGGCCGAGTGCAGATAGGCGCTGATGGGTGTGGGCGCGGCCATGGCCCTTGGCAGCCAGAAATGGAACGGAAACTGCGCCGACTTGGTGAAAGCGCCGATCAGGATGAGTAGAAGCGCAGGAACGTAGAGCGAATGGGCTCGGATGTGGTCTCCTTGCGCCAGAATCTCGGAAATCCGGTATGTCCCGGCCATCTGCCCCAGGAGCAGGAATCCGGCCAGCAGGGCCAGACCGCCCGCGCCGGTGACGATCAGGGCCATGCGCGCGCCCTGTCTGGCGTCCGCGCGGTGCTGCCAGAAGCCGATGAGCAGGAAGGAGGAAAGCGAGGTCGACTCCCAGAAGATGAGCATCAGGATCAGGTTGTCCGACAGCGCCACGCCGAGCATGGAACTCATGAACACGAGCAGCAGCCCATAGAGGCGGCCCATGGGATCCTTTTCCGAGAGATAGTAGCGGGCATAGATGATGACCAGCAGCCCGATGCCCGGCACCAGCAGTGCAAACAAGGCGGCCAGGCCGTCCATGCGCAGGGACAGATCGAGTCCGATGCCGTGCAGCCAGTGCAGATGCATGGACGCAGGAGAGCCTTCAATGGCCTGGATGTGCAGGGCCAAGGCCAGCATCAGGGTGCATGCGGTGATAGCCATGGCCACCCAGGTGCAGACGTCGCGTCCGAAGCGAATGGTCATCGGCGGGAGCATGGCTCCCAGGAGTGGGAGCAGGATGAGAAGGAGAACGTTCATGCCTGAGCTTAGATGTTCAAAACGGACTGCGTCAACCAGACAGTGCAAAATAAAACATGTCAACCTGCGTCATTGTTTTGGGGAAATGGCGCGCAGGTTTTTCTGAGATGTTTTTTTGGTGTCGGACTGGATAAAAAACTGTTCAATCACAAAATAATTTCGTATTGAACCATGCACAAATTCTTATTCGTGAGGCTGCACTGCGGAAAATTTTTCAAGGAAGAATTGCCAGAGTTTGTCGATATTCATGCCGGAATGGCTGGAGATGAGCAGAGGTGGCTTTTCCGTTCCGAGGAGTCGTTGCCATGCGGTCTGATTTGCGCTCCGTACAGGTTGCTTGCATTTATCGGCCTTGGTCATCACGGGGAATACATCCATCCCTTGAGCCCTGATGTAGGTGATCAGCTCTATGTCGAGGGCCTGTGGCGGGAGGCGTGAATCAAGCAGGGCTACTACACCAAAGAGGCGAGGGTTGTTTTTCAAGTATCTGTTGATGAGCGTGGCCCATTTTTCACGTTCCGTTTTGGAGCAACGGGCATATCCGTATCCCGGAAGATCAACGAGATAGAATTCTTCCGGGCTGACCCTGTAAAAGTTCAGGCTGCGGGTTTTGCCGGGGGTGGAACTGATTTTCGCAAGATTTTTCCGGCCGGTGAGTTTGTTCAGCAGGGACGATTTTCCAACATTGGATCGTCCGGCAAGGGCGAGTTGAGGAAGCGGCATTTCTCCCAATTGATCGATGGTGTAGATTGTCTTTTCCAAAATTACGGTGCTGGGCATGAAACTACCATTTCCTGGGGCTAGGGTTCTTGACGAAATGCGTTTTGATCAGGCAGTGATAGAAAGAATTGTCTTGGTTATCAATAATTAATTGGAGGCATACTATGCGTGCGTTGCTCGTGCTCTTGAGCGCCGTCTTTATCTTTGGGGGGTGTTCCAAGGAAGTGAAGTTGGTTTCGGCCAATTCCGCCCAGGAACCCATCCGGGTTGAGGAACAAGCCACTGTCGAATTGCGTCTGAGTGAAATGGACCTGATCAAATACGTGGATGCCGACACCGGGATATGGACCGAGGCCAGGAACGCAGGTCTGGTCAAGGTCTTCAACAAGATCCTGAACAAGGACATAGTCATCGTGCCCGTGGCCGGGATGACCCCGCTTGGGCGCATGGACGGTGCTTTCACCCAGAGCGGTCTGCTCAATACCCAGGGAGATCCGGAAACCGGAGACCTGGTCCAGAGCTTTCTGATCTCGGCCAGTTTCGTGGGCGACCTGAGCCTTGGAGGCCAGATCATCTCGCTGGAAGAGGATCGCTATATCGCGGGCATGCATGACGTGCTCTATGCCATGCTCTATCAGACGACACCCGAATCCCTGCCGTCCTATGTGGCCATTGCCGAACCTGTCGGCGAACTCGGAACCAGCTTTTACCGCGTCATCGGCATGGCCGAAATCAAGCAGCTCATGCAGGACACCGTCGCGTTGCCCAAGGAGCAGGGCGGAGCTACGGGCGTGTTGTGCAACCTTGAGATCATCGTCAGCGACCGCGAGGTCGAGGCAGGCGATCGCATTTTTCTCATGAACGTCGATGTCGCCGCCCTGGATCCGGATGCCGTCATCGCCCAGGACGAGCCGGACACGGTTGTGGTCCTACCGCCGCATTCCGATACCGTGAGCGAGCCTTCGGAGCAGAAATAAGCCATGGAGCTCGTGGTCATAAACGGGCCCAATCTGGGTTTTCTGGGACAGCGGCAGCCGGAAATATACGGAACCGAAGGTATGGACGCGCTCCCGGGCCTGGTTGAAAGATTGCTCGGAGAAGACGCGGGACGCATTCGCCTGACGCTGTTTCAGTCCAATTCCGAGGGCGCACTCATCGATCGTCTGGAAGAGGCGTGGAAGATCAAGAGCGACGGAATCGTCCTCAATGCCGGGGCGTACACCCACACCAGCCTTGCCTTGGCCGATTGCCTTGCCTGGACCGGGCTTCCCTGCGTCGAGGTCCATCTGAGCAACGTGCACGCCCGTCAGTCCGCCATGCGGCACACAAGTCTCATCGCGCGGCACTGCATAGGGGCTATTGCCGGTTTCGGCATTATGAGCTATGCGCTCGCAGTCCAGGCGCTTTGGCAGCGTCTGGCCGTCCAGCCCTGAGGCTGCCGCCGGCAGGGACAAATCTATGGAGGAAGCAAGGCAAGCATGTTAGCTACGAGTGATTTCAAGAAAGGCAAGAAGATAGAGATTGACGGCGCACCGTGCGAGATTCTGGAGTGCAGTCATTACAAGCCGGGCAAGGGTGGTGCGTTCATGCGCACCAAGTACCGCAACCTGCTCACCGGATCGGTGGTCGAGCAGAATTTCCGTTCCGGGATCAAATTTCCCAAGCCGGATCTGGAAGTCCGGGAAATGCAGTACCTCTACAATGAAGGCGAAAGTTATGCCTTCATGGATATGACAACCTTCGAGCAGATTTCCGTTCCCCACGATCTCATCGGTGAAAAGGGCGGCTACCTGAAAGAGGCTCAGGCCTACAAGGTCATGCTGTATCAAGGTCGTCCGCTTGATCTGGAAATGTCAGGCTCCGTTATCCTGGAAGTGACCATGACCGATCCCGGCATGAAGGGCGACACGGTTACCGGCGCCTCCAAACCCGCGACCCTGGAGACGGGGATCGTGGTCAACGTCCCGCTTTTCGTCGAGATTGGAACCAAGATCAAGGTCAATACGGAAACGGGCGAATATCTCGGCCGCGAATAGATTGGTTGATCGACAGCATCCAAAAGGCCATGGAGAGCGCTCTGTGGCCTTTTGTTTTTGCAACTGTCCCAGTATGGAAAAAAACGCATGACTAAAGACGGCAACAAGCTCGTACGGGAAATTTGTGCGCTGGTCTTTGCCTGTTCACTGGCACTTGTGACCCTGGCCCTGTATTCCTTTTCTCCCGCCGACCCCGGATTCAACCATCAGGCCGTGGCCGGTCACAAGACGCAGAACCTGGTCGGCACCCTGGGCGCATACGTGGCCGGAGGACTGGTCGATCTGTGTGGCATGGCGGCATGGCTGTGGCCCGTTTTCTTCGCCTTGGCTGCGGCGATGCTCTTTTTTCCGAATTTTCGGCCGCACTGGCTGCGCTGGACCGGCGGCATCATGCTGGCGATCCTGATTCCGGTCTGGGCGCATTTCGCGGTCCTGCGCCTGGACCTGCCCGGATCGGGAATGATCGGCGGAGGTTTTGTCGGGCGGACCCTGTATGCGCTGCTGCAGCGCGTCTTCGGCAATTACGGCTTCGTCCTCGTTGCAGTCTGCCTTACCCTCATCGCGGGCAGGTTGCTTTTTGGCATGTCGTACCACGCTCTGATGGAAAAGTGCGCGGCCTGGCTGGCTCCGTTGCGGCGTCTGTTTCAAGGATTTCGGGCCTGGCGGGCCGAACGCTTCACGCAGGTCCCGGCCCCATCCTCCCCGCAGCCTCAGCGCTCTCCCGTCAAACCGCGCAAACCCGTAGATGAGACGCGCAGGGAAGAACCCCGGATCATTCCCAAGCCCCAGCCCAAGACTGCAAAACCGGCGACTCCCGTCCGGGCGCAAACTACCCAGGGCAGCCTGCCTCCCATAGATCTTCTGGCCCCGGTTCCGGCCTCGCGCATTTCGATCCCCAAGGCAGTCCTGGACCGTCAGTCCCAGGCCCTGACCGCCTGCTTCGCCGACTTCGGCATTCAGGGCGAGGTACAGGGCGTGCAGCCCGGACCGGTCATCACCATGTTCGAGTTCAAGCCCGCGCCGGGCGTCAAGGTCAGCCGCATCGCCAATATGAGCGATGATCTGGCCCTGGCCCTGAAAGCCCGGGCCGTGCGCATCGTGGCCCCGCTGCCCGGACGCGACACGGTGGGCATCGAGATCCCCAACGAACAACGCCAGATCGTCTATCTGCGTGAAATCCTCGATGACCCGGCCTTCGCCGACACCAAGGCCCAGCTGCCCCTGGCCCTGGGCATGGACATTCAGGGCGTGCCCAAAATCGCCGATCTGGCCAAGATGCCGCACATGCTGGTGGCCGGCGCCACCGGCGCGGGCAAGTCCGTATGCCTGAACTGCCTGCTCCTGAGCATCGTCTACAAGCACGACCCGGAGCACGTGAAACTGCTGCTGGTCGATCCCAAACGCATCGAACTGGCCGTCTACGGAACTCTTCCGCATCTGGTCCATCCCGTGGTCACGGACATGCATCTGGCCAAGAACGCGCTGGAATGGGCGGTCTATGAAATGGAGCAGCGCTACGAGGCCATGGCCAGAACGGGCGTGCGGCACATCACCACCTACAACCAGAAGCTTGCCGAAATGGGTGACGACCGCCCCGAGGACATGCGCGATCTCAAACCCTTCCCCTATCTGGTCATCGTGGTCGACGAGCTGGCCGACATGATGATGACGGCGGCCAAGGAAGTGGAAGGCAGCATCGTGCGTCTGGCACAGCTGGCGCGCGCTTCGGGCATTCATCTCATCCTGGCCACCCAGCGCCCTTCCGTGGACGTGGTGACCGGCATCATCAAGGCCAACTTTCCCTCGCGCATCGCCTTTCAGGTCAGCTCCAAACATGACTCGCGGACCATCCTCGACGGCATCGGCGCGGAATATCTCCTCGGACACGGCGACATGCTCTTCAAGCTCAGCGGCGGCAACATACAGCGCGTGCACGGCGCTTTCGTGGGCGATGACGAGATCGCACGCGTGGTCAAATACTGGGAGAAACAACGCCCGCAGCGTTTCGAGCTGGATTTTGCCGAGTGGAACACGGCAGGCGAGAGCGGAGGCGAAGGCAACGGCGGGTCCAGCGACGTGCTCGACGACCCCAAGTACGCCGAGGCCATCGATTTCGTCTCCGACCAGGGCCGGGCTTCCATCTCCATGATCCAGCGCCGTCTGCGCATCGGCTTCAACCGCGCGGCCCGCTTCATCGAACAGATGGAAATGGATGGCATCATCGGACCACAGGACGGCAGCAAGCCCCGACTGGTGCGCAAGAAGGATTAGGGGAGATGCCTCCGGCGGGCAGGGGACGCGTCCCCTGCACCCCATTTAAGGGGGGAAGGGGCGATATCGTTGACGAATTCCGCTTCGATTGAAGCTGCTGGGATCTTTAACGGACTTCCCGCATTGGCTCAAGCGTGTCGGCTCGGTTCGGACAAGGCCTGTCGGCTGTCTGACTGAGCCAGACATCGTTTGTTTCCCGGCCGTTTCGCGCACGGGGCAAGAAAAAGGGTAAGAGCTCAAGGCCGGGAAGCATTACGAGGTCGGCAAAGGAGTTCCGGCAGGCCTTGTCCGAACCGAGCCGACTCGCGTTTTTCGCATCCGGCGCAAAAGGGATGTCTCCGGCAGGCCTTGTCCGAATCGAGCTGACTCGCGTTTTTCAGGTGTGGCACGAAAACAATGTGCCCGAACCGAGCCGACACGCGCCTTCCGCATACGACGCGAAAGTGTTGTGCCTGTCAGGCTTCGTCCAGGAAGGTGAAACGTGGCTGCGTTTTTCCGTTCCGCTCGAGGAGTTCCGTGAACATGGACAGCGGGCGCACCCACAGGCCCGTGTCGTTGTAGAGTGGGCGGTACACCACCATGTCCTCAAGGCCCTCGCTGTGTCTGGCCACATCCAGGACCTCGTATTCTTCTCCCTTGAAATGCCGGTAACGACCGGGCAGCAGCAGGGTTTCGTTCTTGTCGCCGGAACTGGACATCGGTTTTTCCTTTGTTTCGGGGTTGAAAATTCATGCAGGCATTCAATGAATTTCTTCTTTGGCATCATGGAAGGGTGAATTCAAGGCTTGCCTTAGGCCCATGTGCGTGAGTAGAAGATTCCATCAATTTCAGGATGATGCTTGGCGAAGCCGGGCACGGTCGCTGGCCTTGGGCATGGAAGCCCGGACTGCCACGTTCGTGGCATGGAGAATTATTCCCCGTCTGATCTGGAGGGTTGATGGAACTTGATGTGGAAACCATGGTCGGCCGACTTGGAGAATCCCTGCTTCTTCAGGGAGCCCATATGGCCACGGCCGAGTCCTGCACCGGGGGGTTGCTCGCAAGCACCCTGACGGATGTGGCGGGAAGTTCGCGCTGGTTCGAAGGCGGAGTCGTGGCCTATGACAACCGCGTCAAGATGCGTCTGCTCGGCGTACCCGAAGAGATACTGATCCGCCATGGCGCAGTCAGTCAGGCTTGCGTTGAGAGCATGGTCAAGGGCGTGTGCGAGCTGATGAAGGTTCCCGTGGCCCTGGCCATCTCCGGCGTTGCCGGGCCGGGCGGCGGAACACCGGAGAAGCCGGTCGGACTGGTCTGGATGGCGTGGCGGATCAATCATCGGATCTGGAGCCGCGAATTCAGGTTTCAGGGCTCGCGCCGGGAGATCAAGCAGGCTAGCGTGCGCGAGGCTGTTTTGGGTCTGCTCTGATCATAAAAAACGGCGCTTCAGGTGAAGCGCCGAAAAAAACGGGAGAAATGGCACCGGAACCGGGCGTTAGTTCAGGTAGTCGCCGCGGTTGAACTTGAACTCTTCCGTGGTGGTCAGGATGTCCAGCTCTTCGACCATGGCCGCGAGCCCCTGACCGGAGGTTTGGGCCAGATCGCCCTTGACCTCCTGGATGTTTTGGCGAATGTCCGCGAGCAGATTGTAGCCTTCTCGCAGATTGCCGTTTTCCGAGCCGAT is drawn from Desulfomicrobium apsheronum and contains these coding sequences:
- the yihA gene encoding ribosome biogenesis GTP-binding protein YihA/YsxC, which codes for MPSTVILEKTIYTIDQLGEMPLPQLALAGRSNVGKSSLLNKLTGRKNLAKISSTPGKTRSLNFYRVSPEEFYLVDLPGYGYARCSKTEREKWATLINRYLKNNPRLFGVVALLDSRLPPQALDIELITYIRAQGMDVFPVMTKADKCKQPVRSANQTAWQRLLGTEKPPLLISSHSGMNIDKLWQFFLEKFSAVQPHE
- a CDS encoding type II 3-dehydroquinate dehydratase translates to MELVVINGPNLGFLGQRQPEIYGTEGMDALPGLVERLLGEDAGRIRLTLFQSNSEGALIDRLEEAWKIKSDGIVLNAGAYTHTSLALADCLAWTGLPCVEVHLSNVHARQSAMRHTSLIARHCIGAIAGFGIMSYALAVQALWQRLAVQP
- the efp gene encoding elongation factor P, whose protein sequence is MLATSDFKKGKKIEIDGAPCEILECSHYKPGKGGAFMRTKYRNLLTGSVVEQNFRSGIKFPKPDLEVREMQYLYNEGESYAFMDMTTFEQISVPHDLIGEKGGYLKEAQAYKVMLYQGRPLDLEMSGSVILEVTMTDPGMKGDTVTGASKPATLETGIVVNVPLFVEIGTKIKVNTETGEYLGRE
- a CDS encoding DNA translocase FtsK; the protein is MTKDGNKLVREICALVFACSLALVTLALYSFSPADPGFNHQAVAGHKTQNLVGTLGAYVAGGLVDLCGMAAWLWPVFFALAAAMLFFPNFRPHWLRWTGGIMLAILIPVWAHFAVLRLDLPGSGMIGGGFVGRTLYALLQRVFGNYGFVLVAVCLTLIAGRLLFGMSYHALMEKCAAWLAPLRRLFQGFRAWRAERFTQVPAPSSPQPQRSPVKPRKPVDETRREEPRIIPKPQPKTAKPATPVRAQTTQGSLPPIDLLAPVPASRISIPKAVLDRQSQALTACFADFGIQGEVQGVQPGPVITMFEFKPAPGVKVSRIANMSDDLALALKARAVRIVAPLPGRDTVGIEIPNEQRQIVYLREILDDPAFADTKAQLPLALGMDIQGVPKIADLAKMPHMLVAGATGAGKSVCLNCLLLSIVYKHDPEHVKLLLVDPKRIELAVYGTLPHLVHPVVTDMHLAKNALEWAVYEMEQRYEAMARTGVRHITTYNQKLAEMGDDRPEDMRDLKPFPYLVIVVDELADMMMTAAKEVEGSIVRLAQLARASGIHLILATQRPSVDVVTGIIKANFPSRIAFQVSSKHDSRTILDGIGAEYLLGHGDMLFKLSGGNIQRVHGAFVGDDEIARVVKYWEKQRPQRFELDFAEWNTAGESGGEGNGGSSDVLDDPKYAEAIDFVSDQGRASISMIQRRLRIGFNRAARFIEQMEMDGIIGPQDGSKPRLVRKKD
- a CDS encoding DUF1653 domain-containing protein, with protein sequence MSSSGDKNETLLLPGRYRHFKGEEYEVLDVARHSEGLEDMVVYRPLYNDTGLWVRPLSMFTELLERNGKTQPRFTFLDEA
- a CDS encoding CinA family protein — protein: MELDVETMVGRLGESLLLQGAHMATAESCTGGLLASTLTDVAGSSRWFEGGVVAYDNRVKMRLLGVPEEILIRHGAVSQACVESMVKGVCELMKVPVALAISGVAGPGGGTPEKPVGLVWMAWRINHRIWSREFRFQGSRREIKQASVREAVLGLL